The following proteins come from a genomic window of Nostoc sp. ATCC 53789:
- a CDS encoding phycoerythrobilin:ferredoxin oxidoreductase produces MNSERSDVTLYQPFLDYAIAYMRSRLDLEPYPIPTGFESKSAVVGKGKNQEEVVTTSYAFQTAKLRQIRAAHVQGGNSLQVLNFVIFPHLNYDLPFFGADLVTLPGGHLIALDMQPLFRDDSAYQAKYTEPILPIFHAHQQHLSWGGDFPEEAQPFFSPAFLWTRPQETAVVETQVFAAFKDYLKAYLDFVEQAEAVTDSQNLEAIEQAQLRYLRYRAEKDPARGMFKRFYGAEWTEEYIHGFLFDLERKLTVVN; encoded by the coding sequence ATGAATTCGGAGCGAAGCGACGTGACACTGTATCAGCCATTTCTCGATTATGCGATCGCCTACATGCGATCGCGCTTGGATTTAGAACCCTATCCCATCCCCACTGGGTTTGAGTCCAAAAGTGCTGTTGTGGGTAAGGGCAAAAATCAAGAAGAAGTTGTCACCACTAGTTACGCCTTTCAAACTGCAAAATTACGCCAAATTCGTGCTGCTCATGTCCAGGGTGGTAATTCGCTGCAAGTGCTGAATTTTGTGATTTTCCCTCACCTCAACTACGATTTACCCTTTTTTGGGGCGGATCTGGTGACATTACCAGGAGGACACCTAATTGCTTTGGATATGCAGCCCCTATTTCGGGATGATTCAGCATATCAGGCAAAATATACTGAACCAATTCTGCCCATTTTCCACGCCCATCAACAGCATCTATCTTGGGGAGGAGATTTCCCAGAAGAAGCACAGCCCTTTTTCTCTCCCGCTTTTCTGTGGACTCGTCCCCAAGAAACGGCTGTAGTAGAAACTCAGGTGTTTGCCGCTTTCAAAGACTATTTAAAAGCTTATCTGGATTTTGTAGAGCAGGCAGAAGCTGTAACAGATTCCCAAAATTTAGAAGCCATCGAGCAAGCCCAACTGCGATACCTACGATATCGGGCTGAAAAAGACCCAGCACGAGGGATGTTTAAACGCTTCTATGGTGCCGAATGGACTGAAGAATATATCCACGGCTTTTTATTCGACCTAGAGAGAAAATTAACAGTCGTCAACTAG
- a CDS encoding phycobiliprotein lyase, whose amino-acid sequence MYLIPPLSMIDFFHKSEGTWFTERSVHHFDSAADESGQSNLIIKVMEKDDPKVQEVCKDQGIDPTKATGGASFAWQANLDTRLPNDNAAILVDIPDETRRSGKLIRNQGYVESIPVVSQYRFADDGVLTIDTDYDNNQGQERCWFITDDFRVRVSTVRMMNGVNLMAYCSERRCVSQELLEQMIARNHARR is encoded by the coding sequence ATGTATCTAATACCGCCCTTGTCAATGATCGACTTCTTCCATAAAAGTGAGGGTACATGGTTTACGGAACGCTCCGTTCACCATTTTGACTCGGCAGCGGATGAGTCTGGGCAGTCGAATTTGATCATTAAAGTCATGGAAAAGGACGATCCTAAAGTCCAAGAAGTCTGTAAAGACCAAGGCATAGACCCTACTAAAGCAACAGGCGGTGCGAGTTTTGCATGGCAGGCTAACTTAGACACCAGGCTACCTAATGATAATGCTGCCATTTTGGTTGATATTCCCGACGAAACGAGGCGTTCTGGAAAACTGATCCGTAACCAAGGCTATGTTGAGAGCATTCCCGTTGTCAGCCAGTATCGATTTGCCGATGATGGAGTGCTGACGATTGATACTGACTATGACAATAACCAAGGTCAAGAACGTTGTTGGTTTATTACTGATGATTTTCGTGTCAGGGTTAGTACCGTGCGAATGATGAATGGTGTCAACTTAATGGCTTATTGTTCTGAACGTCGCTGTGTTTCCCAAGAACTGCTAGAGCAAATGATCGCTCGGAATCATGCTAGGCGTTAG
- a CDS encoding serine protease: MHNRIFTTLFLTLFLATTPQFVVAQNNIEQLFKQGDAAESVGNNSQAETIWRKVLQVEPNNGKAYNNLGNTLRRQGKLEEALTAHQKALQLNPNDAKAYVGIGYVLNAQGKLEEAIASFQKALQLNPNLAIAYNGLGNALSDQNKLDAAVAAYEKAIQLNPNLAIAYNNLGNALSDQKKLDAAVAAFQKAIQLNPNDSDAYYNLGIALREQNKLDAAVAAYEKAIQLNPNDAEAYYNLGNALREQNKLDAAVAAYEKAIRLNPNDSGAYNNLGNVLRQQNKLDAAVAVYEKAIRLNPNDSGAYNNLGNVLRQQNKLDAAVAVYEKAIRLKPNDAAAYYNLGIALYKQKKLDAAVAAFQKVIQLKPNLADVYNGLGIALHEQKKLDAAVAAYEKAIQLNPNLAIAYNNLGNALSDQNKLDAAVAAYEKAIQLNPNLAIAYNNLGVFLSDQKKLDAAVTAFQKALTLPEDNSGTPTTAHTLANNGLGLTFQEQGKLKEAIEQFDKAEQIDPNFIYASNNNIEARQLWKTKDDTQAKSVEDDRQWLPKNDPTLPVKRSVVRITAEFSSRERQGIEIGTGTVIKREDNRTLILTNRHVIFDGNEQGKNIQVEFFSSPPSNRVRMRRDAKLFKMTSEEQLDLAVLEVIGKLPEDIQPLPISSTAIAPKMPIRIIGHSAQRGEDKSWSMQSGQISYQNQQLEISQAALKPGYSGSPVIDSQNRLLGIVFARKGEDRDLAYPMSEIQKQLLTWSIP, from the coding sequence ATGCACAACCGTATATTTACTACTCTATTTTTAACTCTATTTCTGGCTACCACACCACAGTTTGTAGTTGCTCAAAACAATATTGAACAGCTATTTAAACAAGGCGACGCTGCCGAATCGGTGGGTAATAACTCCCAAGCAGAGACAATTTGGCGGAAAGTTTTACAGGTTGAACCCAATAATGGCAAAGCTTATAACAATTTGGGTAATACTTTGCGGCGGCAGGGCAAACTAGAGGAAGCATTAACGGCGCACCAGAAAGCATTACAACTCAATCCTAATGATGCTAAAGCTTACGTTGGTATAGGCTATGTGCTAAATGCTCAAGGAAAACTAGAGGAGGCGATCGCATCTTTTCAGAAAGCCTTGCAACTCAACCCTAACTTGGCTATTGCTTACAACGGTCTGGGTAATGCGCTGAGTGACCAGAATAAATTAGATGCAGCAGTTGCCGCCTACGAAAAAGCAATTCAACTCAACCCTAACTTGGCTATTGCTTACAACAATCTTGGCAATGCGCTGAGTGACCAGAAGAAATTAGATGCAGCAGTTGCCGCCTTCCAAAAAGCAATTCAACTCAACCCCAACGATTCTGATGCTTACTACAATCTCGGCATTGCCCTGAGAGAGCAGAATAAATTAGATGCAGCAGTTGCCGCCTACGAAAAAGCAATTCAACTCAACCCCAACGATGCTGAGGCTTACTACAATCTCGGCAATGCCCTGAGAGAGCAGAATAAATTAGATGCAGCAGTTGCCGCCTACGAAAAAGCAATTCGACTCAACCCTAACGATTCTGGTGCTTACAACAATCTTGGCAATGTCTTAAGACAACAGAATAAATTAGATGCAGCAGTTGCCGTCTACGAAAAAGCAATTCGACTCAACCCTAACGATTCTGGTGCTTACAACAATCTCGGCAATGTCTTAAGACAACAGAATAAATTAGATGCAGCAGTTGCCGTCTACGAAAAAGCAATTCGACTCAAACCCAACGATGCTGCTGCTTACTACAATCTCGGCATTGCCCTGTATAAGCAGAAGAAATTAGATGCAGCAGTTGCCGCTTTCCAAAAAGTAATTCAACTCAAACCTAACTTGGCTGATGTTTACAATGGTCTGGGCATTGCCCTGCATGAGCAGAAGAAATTAGATGCAGCAGTTGCCGCCTACGAAAAAGCAATTCAACTCAACCCTAACTTGGCTATTGCTTACAACAATCTTGGCAATGCGCTGAGTGACCAGAATAAATTAGATGCAGCAGTTGCTGCCTACGAAAAAGCAATTCAACTCAACCCTAACTTGGCTATTGCTTATAACAATCTCGGCGTTTTTCTGAGTGACCAGAAGAAATTAGATGCAGCAGTCACTGCCTTCCAAAAAGCTTTAACATTGCCAGAAGACAATTCTGGAACTCCAACCACGGCTCATACTCTAGCTAATAATGGTTTGGGTTTAACGTTCCAAGAGCAAGGGAAACTAAAAGAAGCCATTGAACAGTTTGACAAAGCAGAACAAATTGACCCCAATTTTATCTATGCCAGTAACAACAATATAGAAGCAAGGCAGTTATGGAAAACGAAAGACGATACCCAAGCTAAGAGCGTAGAAGATGATCGTCAATGGTTGCCTAAAAACGATCCAACCTTACCTGTTAAGCGTTCTGTGGTACGCATCACTGCCGAGTTTTCTAGCCGTGAACGCCAGGGAATAGAGATTGGCACTGGCACAGTAATTAAACGAGAAGACAACCGAACATTAATCCTCACCAATCGTCATGTCATTTTTGATGGCAATGAACAAGGTAAAAATATTCAAGTAGAATTTTTCAGTTCACCACCATCTAACCGAGTGCGAATGCGGCGAGATGCCAAGCTGTTCAAAATGACCTCTGAGGAACAACTAGATTTAGCCGTTTTGGAAGTTATTGGTAAACTACCAGAAGATATCCAGCCTCTACCCATCTCCTCAACTGCGATCGCTCCAAAAATGCCCATTCGGATTATCGGTCATTCTGCCCAAAGAGGTGAAGACAAATCCTGGTCTATGCAATCAGGACAAATCAGCTATCAAAATCAGCAATTAGAAATATCTCAAGCTGCACTCAAACCCGGTTATTCTGGCAGTCCTGTAATTGATTCGCAAAATCGGCTTTTAGGCATCGTCTTTGCAAGAAAAGGCGAAGACCGAGATTTAGCTTATCCCATGTCTGAAATTCAAAAACAACTGCTTACCTGGAGCATTCCTTAA
- a CDS encoding pentapeptide repeat-containing protein, protein MTNSEIQLITSDRPSPTPEILKALKAGIPLDWVDLYRFNLKEVDLQQANLSKAKLLGADLSELVLSNADLSGADLRGANLQGADLSGANLQGAYLNRANLQQANLSGANLEGAKLQVARYDAHTKWPQEYNYKASGAVGPGANLNGAFLNTASLRNADLQGVNLRGAYLSGADLTGANLQGAALSGADLTKAYLTGACLRNARLTGADLRDADLRATDLCDAEMEHLQSIAGADFTLAQGLTEATKAMLKSRPYSELDVWNAYTRTTTRESLSA, encoded by the coding sequence ATGACAAATAGTGAAATTCAACTTATTACTAGCGATCGCCCCAGTCCAACTCCAGAAATATTAAAAGCCCTCAAAGCCGGAATCCCTCTGGATTGGGTCGATTTGTACCGATTCAATCTCAAGGAAGTTGATTTACAACAAGCTAACTTGAGCAAAGCCAAGCTACTAGGAGCAGACCTCAGTGAGCTAGTCTTGAGTAATGCCGATTTGAGTGGCGCAGATTTGCGAGGCGCTAATCTGCAAGGAGCCGATTTGAGTGGGGCTAATTTGCAGGGAGCCTATTTAAACCGTGCGAACCTCCAACAAGCCAATCTCAGTGGCGCAAATTTGGAAGGAGCCAAATTGCAAGTAGCACGTTATGATGCACATACGAAATGGCCCCAAGAATATAACTACAAAGCATCGGGAGCAGTAGGGCCGGGTGCTAATCTCAATGGTGCTTTTCTTAACACCGCTTCTTTACGAAACGCAGATTTACAAGGTGTTAATCTGCGTGGAGCCTACCTGAGTGGCGCTGACTTGACAGGAGCAAATTTGCAAGGTGCGGCTTTAAGTGGCGCTGATTTGACGAAAGCTTATTTGACTGGGGCTTGTTTGCGGAATGCTCGATTGACTGGAGCCGATTTGCGGGATGCAGACCTGCGAGCAACTGACCTCTGTGATGCAGAGATGGAGCATCTTCAAAGTATCGCTGGTGCAGATTTTACTTTAGCCCAAGGACTCACAGAAGCAACTAAAGCTATGCTTAAAAGCCGTCCATATTCAGAACTTGACGTTTGGAACGCCTACACTCGCACAACAACTCGTGAGAGTTTGAGTGCTTGA
- a CDS encoding 15,16-dihydrobiliverdin:ferredoxin oxidoreductase encodes MYKPFLEFLEKELFQRFDLQSRVIPPGLEFKVSDRGRNPATIRSWCYQSQELRKIRYTYIDAGESAQIFNSVVYPSHNYDLPLLGIDFLSFGKVKNLIVLDFQPLFQDEDYQNKYIAPLKYLHNKYPDLAQNLEMKFYDANQYFSKYLLFAKTDAETVSTRVFEAFQDYLNLYWQMLADAQALQDPEDIQRIVKAQKDYDQYSADRDPASGLFSSYFGHEWAERFLHEFLFEDAVPLAVSASKR; translated from the coding sequence ATGTATAAACCTTTCCTGGAATTTTTAGAAAAAGAGCTATTTCAGCGCTTTGATTTACAAAGTAGGGTCATTCCCCCTGGTTTGGAATTTAAAGTTAGCGATCGCGGCAGAAACCCTGCAACTATTCGCAGTTGGTGTTACCAATCTCAAGAGTTGCGGAAAATTCGCTATACCTATATTGATGCCGGGGAAAGCGCCCAAATTTTTAACAGCGTGGTTTATCCTAGTCATAACTACGATTTACCTCTGTTAGGGATTGATTTTTTATCCTTTGGTAAAGTCAAAAATCTAATTGTGCTTGACTTTCAGCCTTTGTTTCAGGATGAAGATTATCAAAACAAATATATAGCTCCGCTAAAATATCTCCATAATAAATACCCGGATTTGGCGCAAAACTTAGAAATGAAGTTTTACGATGCCAACCAGTATTTTTCTAAGTACCTCTTGTTTGCCAAAACAGATGCTGAAACAGTTTCAACGCGAGTCTTTGAAGCTTTTCAAGATTATTTAAACTTGTATTGGCAAATGCTAGCAGATGCCCAAGCGCTTCAAGATCCAGAAGATATCCAACGGATTGTCAAAGCCCAAAAAGACTATGACCAATATAGTGCAGACCGAGATCCAGCATCTGGTTTGTTTAGCAGTTACTTTGGTCATGAATGGGCGGAGCGTTTTCTTCATGAGTTCTTATTTGAAGATGCTGTTCCTCTAGCAGTTAGTGCAAGTAAAAGATAA